In a genomic window of Chryseobacterium sp. G0162:
- a CDS encoding TlpA family protein disulfide reductase: protein MSPDAKAWLMRQIISTGLMNSKIEEKETEPAVESTPLSSTENFSVRNDKGEIINTSDLKGKVVFINFWASWCPPCRAEFPSIQTFYVRFKSNKDLVFLTVNLDEQTALGKMYLEKEQFTVPFLVAEGSIPTAFFNGSLPTTVVLDRSGKIRMHHAGMADYSKESFYQEINQLLNEK from the coding sequence GTGAGTCCCGATGCAAAAGCCTGGCTGATGCGCCAGATCATCTCTACCGGTCTTATGAACTCAAAGATTGAAGAAAAGGAAACAGAGCCGGCCGTTGAGTCGACTCCTTTGTCCAGTACTGAAAACTTCAGTGTCAGAAATGATAAAGGTGAGATCATCAATACTTCTGACCTCAAGGGAAAAGTGGTATTTATTAACTTCTGGGCGTCCTGGTGCCCGCCTTGCCGTGCGGAATTCCCTTCGATTCAGACATTCTACGTCCGATTTAAATCCAATAAAGATCTTGTTTTTCTTACAGTCAATCTGGATGAGCAGACCGCCTTGGGTAAGATGTATCTTGAAAAAGAACAATTCACTGTTCCGTTTTTAGTTGCAGAAGGTTCGATTCCAACTGCTTTTTTTAATGGTTCACTTCCTACGACCGTCGTTTTGGACAGATCAGGAAAAATTAGGATGCATCATGCGGGAATGGCAGACTACAGCAAAGAATCATTCTATCAAGAAATCAATCAACTTTTAAATGAAAAATAA
- a CDS encoding 5'-nucleotidase C-terminal domain-containing protein — protein sequence MITHFDYKIIETDDSIDEDVEVKDLVEKSLQSFAEMKSTVLGTTEHILHRYSTLSSTMDDFLLSAVNFATDVEISFSNGWRYGAPINVGNITLWDLYKIVPMNPPISTTELTGKEIFEMLEENLERTFSAEPMKQMGGYVKRCNGLRILMRIENPPGYRIQEIYFQGRHLQKDKVYKVAFLTEQDVPKKYGKNRTETGSNAITAMTYYLENNFHIERSEDSFLLV from the coding sequence ATGATTACACATTTTGATTACAAGATCATTGAAACTGACGACAGTATTGATGAAGATGTAGAAGTTAAAGATCTGGTGGAAAAAAGTCTACAGTCTTTTGCTGAAATGAAAAGTACAGTATTGGGGACGACAGAACATATTTTGCACCGCTATTCCACGCTGTCTTCTACTATGGATGACTTTCTTCTGTCTGCCGTCAATTTTGCGACGGACGTTGAGATCTCCTTTTCCAACGGATGGCGCTATGGTGCACCTATAAATGTCGGAAATATTACCCTCTGGGACTTATACAAAATCGTGCCGATGAATCCGCCTATTTCCACCACAGAGCTTACTGGAAAAGAGATCTTTGAAATGTTAGAAGAAAATCTGGAGCGGACCTTTTCCGCAGAGCCGATGAAACAAATGGGAGGTTATGTTAAGCGTTGCAACGGATTGAGAATTTTGATGCGCATTGAAAATCCGCCGGGTTACAGAATTCAGGAAATCTATTTTCAGGGAAGACATTTACAAAAAGACAAGGTTTACAAAGTTGCTTTCCTCACCGAGCAGGATGTTCCAAAGAAATATGGGAAAAACCGCACAGAGACAGGATCTAATGCCATAACAGCAATGACATATTATCTTGAGAATAATTTTCACATTGAAAGATCTGAAGATTCTTTTCTTTTGGTCTGA
- a CDS encoding efflux RND transporter permease subunit, which translates to MNLIRFALRKPIAVMVVFLSVIVLSLTAIKKIKVDIFPEVELPSMYIAMPYGGLSPQYMDGFMSNEFQKVLLFVNGVKNIDFKSVQGLTLMKLTFYPGTDMAQAAGEVSTQVSRAMGFLPPGAVPPMVVRFDGNSLPVGQLVFESDNHSVTELQTMVLTKIRPMFVEIPGITAPAPFGGNIRSIVVNIDPAAMQSNGLSPEEITLAITKSSHPSPAGNIRMGETNYMAPINSIAKDPAEFLKIPIKTQDGRTLYVGDVANVQDGADQTSGYALVNGKRSVYLPVIKKSDASTLTAVENLKKAMPKLRDQLPDDAKVSYEFDQSKYIERSLSNLIHEGLLGALFTGLVIILFLGDLRGALIVVFTIPIAILTAVCVLYFAGYTINIMTLSGLALSIGILVDEATVTIENIHQHMEMRKTKPKAILDAVLEISIPKVLILLCILAVLTPAFIMTGIPKDMFLPLSFAVAFAMIASFLASQTFVPILANWMMKNKHIEKHYVKNRSFFYRFRTGYSHKMRKWSGRTLVLFSAYIIFSGLLIFLMMRSLGTDIMPLSNSGDFQMRIDAPQGSRLEKTEKLVKDILKDIEGILPENAVSISSAYVGLHPAATPINPIFLFTNGTHQSVLQVSVNKEIFSGSMEDLKEKIRKKIAEKHPEAQINFEPMELTEKIIGQGSMTPIEIKVGSPNLKLAASHAKKIEEKLKSNDFLRDVRIAEPLQYPTLQINVDRNLAAQFGLTMQDVTRSLVTATSSTRYTDKNLWVDPKSGLVFQTQVQIPESIMNSEEILKSLPLKKDSPRPVLEDIATVKKTTAPAQVNRKGPMRYVTIIGNVYGKDLGSASKAVKNAISETGKPPKSVSVWTEGTLQLLDDTLDSLAMGLLAAVLAIFLMLSAYYQSFKVPFVVLSVIPSVIVGSLVLIFITGSTLNLQSYMGMIMSIGVSVSNAVLLINQAEYYRKHYHISALHSARMAAASRLRPVLMTALAMLAGMIPMAIGIGEGSEQVAPLGRAVIGGIIASTLTILLLVPHFFAAVMSNAGHSNPSLDPEDEESKFFVQS; encoded by the coding sequence ATGAATTTAATACGTTTTGCGCTCAGAAAGCCCATTGCCGTCATGGTCGTTTTCCTGTCGGTCATTGTGCTTTCGCTTACAGCTATAAAAAAAATAAAAGTAGATATTTTCCCGGAGGTAGAGTTGCCGTCAATGTATATTGCGATGCCTTACGGAGGGCTTTCACCTCAATATATGGATGGTTTTATGTCCAATGAATTTCAAAAAGTTTTACTCTTTGTGAATGGTGTCAAGAATATTGATTTCAAAAGTGTTCAGGGACTGACCTTAATGAAACTGACCTTTTATCCAGGCACCGATATGGCGCAGGCTGCAGGTGAGGTTTCCACGCAGGTTTCACGGGCAATGGGATTTTTACCACCCGGTGCAGTACCGCCTATGGTTGTGCGGTTTGACGGTAATTCACTCCCGGTCGGTCAACTTGTCTTTGAAAGTGACAATCACTCTGTAACAGAGCTTCAGACAATGGTCCTAACCAAAATCCGGCCGATGTTTGTTGAGATTCCCGGTATTACGGCTCCGGCACCTTTTGGGGGTAACATCCGTTCGATCGTTGTAAATATTGACCCGGCTGCAATGCAGAGTAACGGACTAAGTCCGGAAGAAATTACTTTGGCGATCACAAAAAGCAGCCATCCTTCGCCAGCAGGAAATATCAGAATGGGCGAAACGAATTATATGGCACCGATCAATTCCATAGCCAAAGATCCTGCGGAGTTTCTTAAAATCCCGATAAAGACCCAAGACGGTAGAACTCTTTACGTGGGTGATGTAGCCAATGTTCAGGATGGAGCTGACCAGACATCTGGATATGCATTGGTCAATGGGAAACGCTCTGTGTATCTCCCGGTGATCAAAAAATCAGATGCTTCAACACTGACAGCAGTTGAAAATCTAAAAAAAGCAATGCCAAAACTGAGAGATCAGCTTCCGGATGATGCGAAGGTGAGTTATGAATTTGACCAGTCAAAATATATTGAACGTTCCCTTTCAAATCTAATTCATGAAGGACTTTTGGGTGCACTTTTTACAGGACTGGTCATTATTCTTTTCCTTGGTGACCTTCGAGGTGCACTGATCGTGGTCTTTACAATTCCCATAGCAATATTAACAGCCGTCTGTGTGCTCTATTTTGCAGGATATACTATTAATATAATGACCTTGAGTGGGTTAGCCCTATCCATCGGAATTTTGGTAGATGAAGCTACGGTCACGATCGAGAATATCCACCAGCATATGGAAATGAGGAAAACCAAACCCAAAGCCATTCTTGATGCAGTACTTGAAATTTCCATTCCGAAGGTGCTGATATTATTATGTATTCTGGCCGTTCTTACGCCTGCCTTCATTATGACGGGCATTCCAAAAGATATGTTTCTTCCGCTTTCTTTTGCAGTTGCATTCGCAATGATAGCTTCCTTTCTGGCATCCCAGACCTTCGTTCCGATCCTGGCTAACTGGATGATGAAGAATAAGCATATTGAGAAGCATTATGTTAAAAACAGGAGTTTTTTCTATCGATTCAGAACGGGCTACAGTCACAAAATGAGAAAATGGTCGGGAAGGACTTTGGTATTGTTTTCGGCCTATATCATTTTCTCGGGCCTTTTAATATTTTTAATGATGCGCTCATTGGGAACCGATATTATGCCTCTTTCCAACAGCGGTGATTTTCAGATGAGAATTGATGCGCCACAGGGAAGCCGTCTGGAGAAAACTGAAAAGCTGGTGAAGGATATTCTCAAAGATATTGAAGGTATTTTGCCGGAAAATGCGGTCAGCATCAGTTCGGCCTATGTCGGTTTACATCCGGCAGCAACGCCGATCAATCCCATATTTCTTTTCACCAACGGAACACACCAGTCTGTTTTGCAGGTTTCTGTAAATAAGGAGATCTTTTCAGGGTCTATGGAAGATCTGAAAGAAAAGATCCGCAAGAAGATTGCTGAAAAGCATCCTGAAGCACAAATCAATTTTGAACCGATGGAACTTACCGAAAAAATTATTGGACAGGGATCGATGACCCCGATAGAAATCAAGGTAGGATCTCCGAATCTGAAACTGGCGGCATCTCACGCAAAAAAAATAGAGGAAAAGCTGAAAAGCAACGATTTCCTGCGAGACGTCCGCATTGCAGAGCCACTTCAATATCCGACGTTACAGATCAACGTAGACCGAAATCTCGCTGCGCAGTTCGGACTGACGATGCAGGATGTGACACGCAGTCTTGTGACCGCTACCTCTTCAACCCGCTACACCGACAAGAACCTCTGGGTCGACCCAAAATCAGGACTTGTCTTTCAGACACAGGTCCAGATTCCAGAAAGTATAATGAACTCTGAAGAGATCCTGAAATCACTTCCACTGAAAAAAGACAGCCCGAGACCCGTTCTTGAAGATATCGCTACAGTTAAAAAAACGACCGCACCTGCACAGGTCAACCGAAAGGGACCTATGAGATATGTAACAATTATCGGAAATGTGTACGGAAAAGACCTGGGCTCTGCTTCCAAAGCGGTAAAAAATGCCATCAGTGAGACCGGAAAACCTCCAAAAAGTGTTTCTGTCTGGACAGAAGGCACACTGCAGCTACTGGATGATACACTCGACAGTCTTGCAATGGGACTTTTGGCGGCAGTACTAGCGATATTCCTAATGCTTTCTGCTTATTATCAGTCATTTAAAGTACCTTTTGTTGTTCTTTCCGTGATTCCTTCCGTGATCGTGGGAAGTCTTGTTTTGATTTTCATTACCGGCAGTACGCTCAACCTCCAGTCATATATGGGGATGATTATGTCCATCGGTGTTTCGGTTTCAAATGCCGTATTACTTATCAATCAGGCAGAGTACTACCGTAAACATTACCATATCAGTGCGCTTCATTCTGCGAGAATGGCAGCGGCGTCCAGACTCCGCCCTGTACTGATGACCGCTTTGGCGATGCTTGCCGGGATGATTCCTATGGCAATCGGTATCGGGGAAGGTTCTGAGCAGGTTGCTCCACTTGGTAGAGCTGTTATCGGTGGTATCATCGCATCCACTCTTACCATTCTGCTTTTGGTTCCGCATTTTTTTGCAGCAGTAATGTCCAATGCAGGACATTCAAATCCTTCCTTGGATCCGGAAGATGAGGAAAGTAAATTTTTCGTACAATCTTAA
- a CDS encoding TolC family protein: MIRKSLSVLIFGLITQKSVLYAQQESLLGKIWTETQKNYSGIRAAESAIESSEYNEETVKSKALPQVKLQYQNTYGTLEGSSGGFFPQSGFFNVSGNRNSGSSLSSNNFGSAIAEYEIYNFGRQRSEERSANEFTQKLRTDKESYLLRLKKLLSQRYLDYVFNGAKLRWAERNSTRLEEIHSSSKALSRAGLKPEADSVLTYSSYVQALAMQDNWFGKQQAATEKLKEFYIDNFKVEDYQVSHFLDPEINSFNSEKVNPSHPFLKSIHQESEYYQTKAETERRSSLPSLKILGGYAYRGSGSDPYGNVSGKFTDGFSNSANNALVGLGLTWNISSLHTNRQKANMLSKEAERLGYLENQYQLSMQTEIKALESRIVEQQKQLKKESASVKGASDAYEMYVARYKSGLITLTELLQIRQILENAEKSQIDAAKEFWEQVIAKAELTGDFDYLFTQL; encoded by the coding sequence CAAAAAAACTATTCAGGGATCCGTGCAGCCGAGTCTGCAATAGAATCTTCAGAATATAACGAAGAGACAGTAAAATCCAAGGCATTACCACAGGTAAAGCTTCAATATCAAAATACCTACGGAACATTAGAGGGAAGCAGTGGTGGTTTTTTCCCACAGTCCGGTTTTTTTAATGTTTCCGGAAACAGGAATTCGGGCTCCTCTTTATCCTCAAACAATTTCGGCTCAGCCATTGCGGAGTACGAGATCTACAACTTCGGGCGTCAGAGATCCGAGGAAAGATCAGCAAATGAGTTCACACAAAAGCTCAGGACAGATAAAGAATCCTATTTGCTGAGGCTCAAAAAATTGCTATCACAACGTTATCTTGACTATGTCTTTAATGGCGCCAAGCTCAGATGGGCAGAGAGAAACTCGACGAGGCTCGAAGAAATCCACAGTTCAAGCAAAGCCCTTTCGCGTGCCGGTCTCAAACCGGAAGCAGATTCTGTACTTACCTATTCATCGTACGTTCAGGCATTGGCAATGCAAGATAATTGGTTTGGAAAGCAGCAGGCAGCCACAGAAAAACTTAAGGAATTTTACATTGATAATTTTAAAGTAGAGGATTACCAGGTCAGTCATTTTCTTGACCCTGAAATAAATTCTTTTAACAGTGAGAAGGTTAATCCATCACATCCTTTTTTAAAGTCCATCCATCAGGAGTCCGAATACTATCAGACCAAAGCGGAAACAGAGAGAAGATCATCACTTCCGTCGCTTAAGATCTTGGGAGGTTATGCTTACAGAGGTTCAGGATCCGATCCATATGGCAATGTCTCAGGGAAATTTACCGATGGTTTCTCCAATTCTGCCAACAATGCTCTTGTTGGACTTGGATTGACGTGGAATATCAGCAGTCTTCATACGAACAGGCAAAAAGCCAATATGCTGTCAAAAGAAGCGGAACGTCTGGGTTATCTCGAAAACCAGTATCAGCTATCAATGCAGACTGAGATTAAAGCCCTTGAAAGCAGGATTGTAGAACAGCAAAAACAACTTAAGAAAGAAAGTGCTTCTGTGAAAGGCGCATCAGATGCCTACGAAATGTATGTAGCAAGATACAAGAGTGGTCTTATTACCCTCACTGAACTGTTACAGATCCGTCAGATTCTTGAAAATGCAGAAAAAAGTCAGATCGATGCCGCAAAAGAATTCTGGGAGCAGGTCATAGCAAAGGCTGAACTCACCGGCGATTTTGATTATTTATTTACCCAACTTTAA
- a CDS encoding efflux RND transporter periplasmic adaptor subunit has product MKIINKIKYIFIPVVLLGMASCSGEKESKNETKKTVQPARSFVTTEIKLINPTYQISVPGELKPYESVQIFAKVAGFIKKIYVDRGSVVTKGQLLAVLEAPEMNQDYLSDKSSQQKTYTDYLYAKQAFERLQDAASTKGAVADIELDRAKSIMQSSKATYEASKAGTGRSSQMNQYLRITAPFSGVIMDRNLSVGALVGPNSGMALFSIAQKNKLRLTVSLPEKHASSVNEGIVAQFTVNSIPGKNFEAHLSRNSGVISQENRSMTLEFDVPNPGTVLKGGEYAQVQLNLKRSAPTFFVPTKSILQTQSGTFVMTFNDNTVSRVAVKEGITYEKMTEVFGALFGHDKVLVKPSEEIEEGKISTPKKNK; this is encoded by the coding sequence ATGAAAATCATCAATAAAATAAAATACATCTTCATTCCGGTCGTTCTTTTGGGAATGGCTTCCTGCTCGGGCGAAAAGGAAAGTAAAAATGAAACAAAAAAAACAGTTCAGCCTGCTCGGTCTTTCGTGACCACAGAAATCAAGCTGATAAATCCCACTTATCAGATTTCCGTTCCAGGCGAACTGAAACCTTATGAATCGGTGCAGATCTTTGCGAAGGTTGCCGGATTTATCAAGAAAATTTATGTTGACAGAGGTTCAGTTGTGACCAAAGGTCAGCTTCTTGCAGTTCTGGAAGCACCAGAAATGAATCAGGATTACCTATCCGATAAATCTTCACAGCAGAAAACATACACCGACTATCTTTATGCTAAACAGGCTTTTGAGCGATTGCAGGACGCGGCCAGTACAAAAGGAGCTGTTGCCGACATAGAACTGGATAGGGCTAAAAGCATTATGCAGAGTTCCAAAGCAACATACGAGGCATCAAAAGCGGGCACCGGTAGGTCTTCACAGATGAATCAGTACCTTAGGATCACGGCACCTTTCAGTGGTGTGATAATGGATAGGAATCTGTCGGTAGGAGCCTTGGTTGGTCCCAATTCAGGAATGGCTCTTTTCAGTATTGCTCAGAAAAATAAGCTGAGACTGACGGTATCTCTTCCTGAAAAACATGCATCAAGTGTCAATGAGGGGATAGTGGCGCAATTTACGGTCAACTCTATCCCGGGAAAAAATTTTGAAGCGCATCTTTCAAGGAATTCCGGTGTTATCAGTCAGGAAAACCGTTCGATGACCCTTGAGTTTGACGTTCCAAATCCGGGCACTGTCTTAAAAGGGGGGGAATATGCACAGGTCCAGCTCAATCTGAAAAGAAGTGCACCTACATTTTTTGTACCCACGAAAAGTATTCTGCAGACTCAATCCGGAACCTTTGTGATGACCTTCAATGATAATACGGTAAGCAGAGTTGCTGTGAAAGAAGGAATCACCTACGAAAAAATGACCGAGGTCTTTGGTGCACTATTCGGCCATGACAAAGTTCTAGTAAAACCTTCCGAAGAAATTGAGGAAGGAAAGATATCAACCCCAAAAAAAAATAAATAA
- a CDS encoding metallophosphoesterase, whose translation MKLSIGFINDVHGYMEPHPELFYDYQKEYVKSAGGYARIQTIFKKIRAENPNALLFDGGDTFHGTVPVVQSKGEVLIPILNQLGFDAMVGHWDFAYTPRHLLKLESQLNYPVLGCNVFDEQGKRFLLPYKISEIGGLKIGIIGICSNIIDKTMPEKFSEGITVTDGIEETNQCVRELREDAVDIIILLSHNGYPQDIELLKKVEGIDICLSAHTHNRMYEAEKAGNCIIIQCGCHGSFVGNLKLDVKME comes from the coding sequence ATGAAATTATCAATAGGATTCATCAACGATGTGCACGGCTATATGGAACCCCATCCAGAGCTGTTTTATGACTATCAGAAAGAATATGTTAAAAGTGCAGGAGGTTATGCCAGAATTCAGACCATCTTCAAAAAGATCAGGGCAGAAAATCCGAACGCATTGCTCTTTGACGGAGGGGATACGTTTCACGGAACAGTTCCGGTGGTACAGTCGAAAGGAGAGGTCTTGATTCCCATACTTAACCAACTTGGATTTGATGCAATGGTAGGACACTGGGACTTTGCCTATACACCAAGACATCTGTTAAAACTGGAAAGCCAGCTCAATTATCCCGTCTTGGGCTGCAATGTTTTTGATGAGCAGGGAAAACGATTTCTACTACCTTACAAAATATCTGAAATTGGAGGACTCAAAATTGGTATAATCGGGATCTGTTCCAATATTATCGATAAGACAATGCCGGAGAAGTTCAGTGAAGGCATAACGGTGACCGATGGAATTGAAGAGACGAATCAATGCGTCAGAGAATTAAGAGAGGATGCTGTGGACATTATTATTCTTTTGTCGCACAATGGTTATCCGCAAGATATCGAACTGCTCAAAAAAGTGGAAGGAATCGATATTTGTCTCAGTGCACACACCCATAACAGGATGTACGAAGCAGAAAAAGCAGGAAACTGCATTATCATCCAATGTGGCTGCCACGGATCATTTGTAGGAAATCTAAAGCTTGATGTCAAAATGGAATGA
- a CDS encoding DsrE family protein, which yields MKNLIKILTFSVFLTGFMGFAQKATVYEPAKSINKEYKALYVINEGDDQKIRVIIRNINNAMEDPRLKGKLKVELLAFGGGVEMFRKKNPYGELLTGLQDKGVVMVQCENTLREKKIEKSELFEFVNYTPSGNGEMILRQDEGWAIVKP from the coding sequence ATGAAAAACTTAATTAAGATATTGACCTTCTCAGTTTTCCTGACAGGGTTTATGGGTTTTGCGCAAAAGGCAACAGTTTACGAACCTGCAAAATCTATTAATAAGGAGTACAAGGCTTTGTATGTGATCAATGAAGGTGATGACCAGAAAATCAGAGTCATTATCAGAAATATCAATAACGCGATGGAAGATCCCAGGCTGAAAGGCAAACTGAAGGTCGAACTGCTGGCCTTTGGGGGCGGAGTGGAAATGTTCAGAAAGAAAAACCCCTACGGGGAACTTCTTACAGGTCTGCAAGATAAGGGGGTAGTGATGGTACAGTGCGAAAATACCCTTCGTGAAAAAAAGATCGAAAAGTCCGAATTATTTGAGTTTGTAAATTACACCCCCAGCGGAAACGGGGAAATGATTTTGAGACAGGATGAAGGATGGGCAATAGTTAAACCCTAA
- a CDS encoding caspase domain-containing protein — protein sequence MKTLAIIIGNNNYFKGNELTNGENDANQIAGIFKDYNYEVKLYLNIDQKNIVEILQEYSDLLKDFDASIFYFAGHGFEVDGENFLASIDSQIPPENKYVAKQNCITLNDLFDIYRQNPTKLNIVILDACRRSFGRGTALGFSPIIAPKGSLIAFSTSPNEGALDVGYENNSIYTGSLIKHLSSERIAVEDLFKSVRKTVFALSGGRQTTWEHTSLIGDFYFYKHQKLNILSLPYNPNVLKDENYYEDSEFYKKIKELKTYNWYKQNPAIDYLITIPVSQLDKDQMFILGRNLLQCAIGGANSAMTFFENLNRSLLDFQINSENHILNGILFEMYYDSKGEFRFNNFKGNYREEIFKLRDNPAFNQSFDFINGILIQQDYSVLFLPNSQTINIEIKCSQKTTNDGFGDRIVQVIESIIFNGNDIKKEISKYYIDGYNENGLKTVLAKYLNAPVESIRINSNFELRYIRFII from the coding sequence ATGAAAACATTAGCAATTATAATTGGCAATAACAACTACTTTAAAGGAAATGAATTAACTAACGGAGAAAATGATGCAAATCAAATTGCTGGAATCTTTAAAGATTACAATTATGAGGTAAAATTATATCTAAATATCGATCAAAAAAACATAGTTGAAATTTTACAAGAATATAGCGACTTACTAAAAGATTTTGATGCATCTATTTTTTATTTTGCAGGTCACGGATTCGAAGTAGATGGAGAGAATTTTTTGGCGAGTATCGATTCGCAAATTCCTCCTGAAAATAAATATGTGGCAAAACAAAATTGTATTACTTTAAATGATTTATTTGACATATACAGGCAAAATCCTACTAAATTAAACATAGTGATATTAGATGCTTGCAGAAGATCATTTGGTCGCGGGACTGCACTTGGATTTAGTCCAATTATAGCTCCTAAAGGATCACTAATAGCATTTTCAACATCTCCAAATGAAGGTGCTTTAGATGTCGGATATGAGAATAATAGTATTTATACGGGCTCACTAATAAAGCACCTCTCGTCCGAAAGGATAGCTGTCGAAGATCTATTTAAATCTGTAAGAAAGACAGTTTTTGCATTGTCAGGAGGAAGACAAACAACTTGGGAACACACCTCATTAATTGGTGATTTTTACTTTTACAAACATCAAAAGCTAAATATTTTAAGCCTACCTTATAATCCGAATGTTTTGAAAGATGAAAATTATTATGAAGATTCAGAATTTTACAAAAAAATTAAAGAACTAAAGACCTACAATTGGTACAAACAAAATCCTGCAATTGATTATTTAATAACAATACCAGTAAGTCAATTAGATAAGGACCAAATGTTCATTTTAGGAAGAAATTTATTACAATGCGCTATTGGTGGGGCAAATTCCGCTATGACATTTTTTGAAAATCTTAATAGGTCACTACTAGATTTTCAAATAAACTCCGAGAATCATATTCTAAATGGAATTCTATTTGAAATGTATTACGACAGCAAAGGTGAATTCAGATTTAATAATTTTAAAGGAAATTATAGAGAAGAAATTTTTAAATTAAGAGATAATCCAGCATTCAATCAATCATTCGATTTCATAAATGGTATTTTAATTCAACAGGATTACTCTGTATTATTTTTACCAAATTCGCAGACAATAAATATTGAAATTAAATGCAGCCAAAAAACAACAAACGATGGTTTTGGAGATAGAATAGTCCAGGTGATCGAATCAATAATCTTTAACGGAAATGATATTAAAAAAGAAATATCGAAGTATTATATTGATGGGTATAATGAAAATGGATTAAAGACAGTCCTAGCCAAATATCTTAATGCGCCAGTTGAATCGATAAGAATTAATTCGAATTTTGAACTTAGATACATTAGATTTATTATATAA
- a CDS encoding TlpA family protein disulfide reductase, translated as MITTLKFKTPIFILMMTLFSFSLSAMQSRVENQDGPIPQNNVNDNEDIILIDENGKKIALSELKGKVVFVNFWATWCRPCVEEMPSIRDLKDKFKGNDNIVFVLLNVEANLTKSKKFMKDKNYDLPVYVAADTIPSQYFQGAIPTTLIFNKKGELEAQMQGGQDFDRPEIYEALKKLTGQ; from the coding sequence ATGATAACGACCTTAAAATTTAAAACACCTATTTTCATTCTTATGATGACCCTGTTTTCTTTTTCTTTGAGTGCGATGCAATCAAGAGTTGAGAATCAGGATGGGCCCATCCCACAAAATAATGTAAATGATAATGAGGATATCATCTTAATCGATGAGAACGGAAAGAAAATTGCTTTGAGTGAACTGAAAGGGAAGGTGGTCTTTGTAAATTTCTGGGCCACATGGTGCAGGCCTTGTGTCGAAGAAATGCCGAGCATCAGAGACCTGAAAGACAAATTCAAGGGAAATGACAATATCGTTTTTGTCCTTCTCAATGTGGAAGCCAACCTGACAAAGTCTAAGAAATTTATGAAGGATAAAAACTACGATCTTCCGGTGTATGTAGCAGCAGACACTATTCCTTCGCAGTACTTTCAGGGAGCAATTCCGACGACTTTGATCTTTAATAAAAAAGGAGAACTCGAAGCACAGATGCAGGGAGGGCAAGATTTTGACCGACCTGAGATTTATGAAGCGCTGAAAAAGTTAACCGGACAATAA